One window from the genome of Chiloscyllium plagiosum isolate BGI_BamShark_2017 unplaced genomic scaffold, ASM401019v2 scaf_6062, whole genome shotgun sequence encodes:
- the LOC122546140 gene encoding calpain-5-like gives MDCGLVKGHAYGVTDVRKVRVGQGLMAFFKQEKLYMIRMRNPWGSTEWNGPWSDGSEEWQKISKAEREKIGVTVRDDGEFW, from the exons ATGGACTGCGGCCTGGTGAAGGGCCACGCCTACGGGGTGACAGATGTCCGCAAGGTCCGTGTTGGCCAAGGGCTCATGGCCTTCTTCAAGCAGGAGAAACTCTACATGATCCGGATGCGGAACCCGTGGGGCAGCACCGAATGGAACGGCCCATGGAGCGACGG GTCTGAAGAGTGGcagaaaatcagcaaggcggagagggagaagataggagTAACTGTCCGTGATG